A window of Juglans regia cultivar Chandler chromosome 7, Walnut 2.0, whole genome shotgun sequence contains these coding sequences:
- the LOC118349032 gene encoding trihelix transcription factor ASIL1-like, whose amino-acid sequence MDETEDDARYSPNPYGVNHQQDYGTSSQQKNSVRNAPHSRPAVNHYVDVDDEESGEEEEENDDQSNGFRNMQQDLEDDEEEEGEESDDEEDDDDDKQKSYGRRTEYADLKRHPKKRKLKSLASSYEFAPRVPVPSTAATAPMPLAPKPSVVGRNSLTEWTERETFVLLDAWVDRFLQRGRKSLRSEEWQEVAEKVSEISKTERTDTQCRNRLDTLKKKFKKEKTRMAETGDASSKWVYFKKMDMMLSSPPQQAGLSCGLDSGEYVFMNPRVYLNHANGLEEMRDSPGNSESLDGEEDASDGLPPKKRRTGRVNDEGPSFSLLADSINKFSEIYEKIENSKRQQMVELEKMRMDFHREMEMQKTQVLERVQAEIAKIQQGDEEENDVSAENPSG is encoded by the coding sequence ATGGATGAGACTGAGGATGATGCAAGGTATTCCCCAAACCCGTATGGTGTGAATCACCAACAGGATTACGGTACCTCGAGTCAACAGAAGAATTCTGTTAGGAATGCTCCACATTCTCGGCCGGCTGTTAATCATTATGTTGATGTGGATGATGAAGAATcgggagaagaggaggaagagaatgATGATCAAAGTAATGGTTTTCGTAATATGCAACAAGATTTGGAGgatgatgaggaggaggagggggaggaatctgatgatgaagaagatgatgatgatgataaacaGAAAAGTTATGGTAGGAGGACTGAATATGCTGATTTGAAAAGGCACCCAAAAAAGCGAAAGTTGAAGAGTTTGGCTTCTAGTTATGAATTTGCTCCAAGGGTTCCTGTGCCATCGACTGCAGCTACAGCTCCAATGCCCTTGGCTCCAAAACCATCAGTTGTTGGCCGAAATTCACTAACCGAATGGACTGAGCGTGAGACATTTGTTTTACTAGATGCTTGGGTCGACCGGTTTCTTCAACGTGGAAGAAAGAGTCTTCGGTCCGAGGAATGGCAAGAAGTTGCAGAGAAGGTATCAGAGATCTCAAAAACTGAAAGGACGGATACTCAGTGCAGGAATAGATTGGATACGTTGAAGAAGAAGTTCAAAAAGGAGAAGACGAGGATGGCAGAGACTGGTGATGCCTCTAGCAAATGGGTTTATTTTAAGAAGATGGATATGATGCTGTCATCGCCCCCACAGCAAGCAGGCCTCTCTTGTGGTTTGGACTCCGGGGAGTACGTATTCATGAATCCTAGAGTTTATTTAAATCATGCAAATGGGTTGGAAGAGATGAGAGATAGTCCTGGAAATTCAGAATCTTTGGATGGTGAGGAGGATGCTTCAGATGGACTTCCACCAAAGAAGAGGAGAACTGGAAGGGTCAATGATGAGGGGCCTTCCTTCAGCTTGCTTGCTGATTCCATTAACAAATTCAGCgagatatatgaaaaaattgagaatagTAAAAGGCAGCAGATGGTGGAGCTAGAGAAGATGAGAATGGATTTCCATAGGGAAATGGAGATGCAGAAGACGCAAGTTCTGGAGAGAGTGCAGGCCGAGATAGCGAAAATACAGCAGGGTGACGAGGAGGAAAATGATGTCTCTGCTGAGAATCCTAGCGGCTGA
- the LOC108984482 gene encoding heat shock 70 kDa protein 15-like has product MSVVGFDFGNESCIVAVARQRGIDVVLNDESKRETPAVVCFGDKQRFIGTAGAASTMMNPKNAISQIKRLVGRQFNDPELQMDLKSFPFTITEGPDGYPLIHARYLGEVRTFTPTQVLGMVFSDLKRIAEKNLNAAVVDCCIGIPIYFTDLQRRAVLDAATIAGLHPLRLIHETTATALAYGIYKTDLPENDQLNVAFIDIGHASMQVCIAGFKKGQLKILAHSFDRSLGGRDFDEVLFQYFAAKFKEEYKIDVFQNARACLRLRASCEKLKKVLSANPEAPLNIECLMDEKDVRGFIKREEFEQISFPILERVKRPLENALGDAGLTVEDVHVVEVVGSGSRVPAIIKILTEFFKKEPRRTMNASECVARGCALECAILSPTFKVREFRVNESFPSSMALLWKGAAPDAQNGAADCQQNTIVFPKGNPIPSVKALTFYRWGTFSVDVQYTDVNELQAPAKISTYTIGPFQSTKGERAKVKVKARLNLHGIVSIESATLLEEEEVEVPVSKEPPKEDAKMDTEEAPIDSAPPSSNETDVNMQDAKGTADASGPENGVSDSGDKPVQMETDTKVEAPKKKVKKTNIPVVEIVYGGMIPADVQKAVEKEFEMALQDRVMEETKDRKNAVEAYVYDMRNKLSDKYREFVTDSEREEFTSKLQVVEDWLYEDGEDETKGVYIAKLEELQKQGNPIEERYKEHVNRGAIIDQLVRCVNSYREAAMSNDPRYDHIDISERQKVLNECVEAEAWLREKMQLQDLHPKYADPVLSSADVLKKAQALDGFCKPIMTKPRPAPAKPATPETPPTPPQASEQQSQDGDANGSTDANASGNASTNERAADDSGEVPPASAEPMDTQTSTTSA; this is encoded by the exons ATGAGTGTAGTTGGTTTTGATTTCGGGAATGAGAGCTGCATTGTGGCCGTTGCAAGGCAAAGAGGGATTGATGTTGTACTCAACGATGAGTCCAAACGTGAGACTCCTGCAGTTGTCTGTTTTGGTGACAAGCAGCGGTTCATCGGGACGGCAGGGGCTGCTTCAACTATGATGAACCCAAAGAATGCAATCTCTCAAATTAAGCGGTTGGTTGGTCGGCAATTCAATGATCCTGAATTGCAGATGGATCTAAagtcttttcctttcaccattACAGAAGGACCTGATGGGTATCCTTTAATTCATGCACGGTATCTGGGAGAAGTAAGGACATTTACACCTACACAAGTTTTGGGAATGGTGTTTTCTGATCTAAAACGCATAGCCGAGAAGAATTTGAATGCAGCAGTTGTTGATTGCTGTATTGGGATTCCAATTTATTTCACTGATCTTCAAAGAAGGGCTGTTTTGGATGCGGCCACAATTGCAGGCTTGCACCCACTCCGCTTGATTCATGAAACTACAGCAACAGCCTTGGCTTATGGCATTTACAAGACAGATTTACCTGAAAATGATCAATTGAATGTTGCTTTCATTGATATTGGACATGCAAGCATGCAAGTTTGCATTGCTGGCTTTAAAAAGGGCCAGCTGAAAATATTAGCTCATTCATTTGACCGATCTCTTGGTGGTAGAGATTTTGATGAAGTGCTATTCCAGTACTTTGctgcaaaatttaaagaagagTACAAGATTGATGTTTTCCAGAATGCAAGGGCTTGCCTTAGGCTTCGAGCTTCCTGTGAGAAGCTGAAGAAGGTACTCAGTGCAAATCCCGAAGCACCTTTAAACATAGAGTGCTTAATGGATGAGAAGGATGTAAGAGGTTTCATTAAGAGGGAGGAGTTTGAACAGATCAGCTTTCCTATCTTGGAACGTGTTAAGAGACCTTTAGAGAATGCTCTTGGGGATGCTGGTCTCACTGTTGAGGATGTTCACGTAGTTGAGGTGGTTGGTTCTGGCTCTCGTGTTCCTGCCATAATCAAAATATTGACGGAGTTCTTCAAAAAGGAGCCTAGACGGACAATGAATGCAAGTGAATGTGTTGCCAGGGGATGTGCTTTGGAGTGTGCCATTCTTAGTCCAACATTTAAAGTACGCGAGTTTCGG GTCAATGAGAGCTTTCCATCCTCAATGGCTTTGTTATGGAAGGGTGCTGCTCCAGATGCACAGAACGGGGCAGCGGACTGTCAACAGAATACCATTGTTTTCCCCAAGGGAAATCCCATACCAAGTGTGAAGGCTCTGACATTTTATAGATGGGGTACATTCTCTGTTGATGTGCAATACACTGATGTGAATGAATTGCAAGCACCTGCAAAGATTAGTACATATACG ATTGGTCCTTTCCAATCTACAAAAGGTGAGCGTGCAAAAGTCAAGGTGAAAGCCCGCCTGAATCTGCATGGAATTGTGTCTATTGAGTCAGCAACT ctattggaagaagaagaagttgaagttcCAGTCTCAAAAGAGCCTCCAAAGGAAGATGCTAAGATGGATACTGAAGAAGCGCCCATTGATTCTGCACCCCCAAGCTCCAATGAAACTGATGTAAATATGCAAGATGCAAAGGGTACTGCTGATGCTTCTGGGCCTGAAAATGGTGTTTCCGACTCGGGAGACAAGCCTGTGCAGATGGAAACAGACACTAAG GTTGAGGCTCCAAAGAAGAAggtaaaaaaaactaacatcCCTGTAGTGGAGATTGTTTATGGAGGAATGATTCCGGCTGATGTGCAAAAAGCAGTAGAGAAGGAGTTTGAAATGGCTTTGCAAGATCGGGTTATGGAAGAAACAAAAGACAGGAAGAACGCAGTTGAGGCTTACGTCTATGACATGAGAAACAAG CTTAGTGACAAATATAGGGAATTTGTCACTGATTCAGAGAGGGAAGAGTTTACTTCTAAACTTCAGGTGGTGGAAGATTGGTTATATGAAGATGGTGAGGATGAGACAAAAGGCGTTTACATTGCCAAGCTTGAGGAACTCCAGAAG CAAGGCAATCCCATTGAGGAGCGGTACAAAGAGCATGTAAACAGGGGAGCAATAATTGATCAACTTGTTCGTTGTGTTAATAGCTACCGAGAAGCGGCAATGTCAAATGATCCTAGATATGATCATATTGACATCTCTGAGAGACAGAAG GTCCTAAATGAATGCGTGGAGGCAGAAGCATGGTTAAGAGAGAAAATGCAGCTGCAGGATTTGCATCCTAAATATGCTGATCCGGTTCTCTCATCTGCTGATGTGCTAAAGAAGGCTCAAGCACTCGATGG GTTTTGTAAACCGATAATGACGAAACCAAGGCCAGCACCAGCCAAGCCAGCTACTCCCGAGACACCACCAACCCCACCTCAGGCCAGCGAGCAGCAATCACAGGATGGTGATGCTAACGGGAGTACTGATGCAAACGCCAGTGGTAATGCCAGCACCAATGAGAGGGCAGCAGATGACAGTGGTGAGGTACCGCCAGCTTCTGCAGAGCCAATGGACACACAGACCTCAACCACTTCCGCGTAG